In a genomic window of Glaciimonas sp. PCH181:
- a CDS encoding efflux RND transporter permease subunit, with the protein MNISRFFVDKPIFAAVLSIIIFVAGLIAMVKLPISEYPDVVPPSVVVRAQYPDANPKIIAETVAAPLEEQINGVEGMIYMSSQNTSDGALMLTVTFKIGTNIEQAETQVQNRVQRALPRLPEEVRQIGVTTVKSSPNLTMVVHLVSPDLTFDELYLRNYAVLNVKDQLARIPGMGDTQVFGSGDYAMRVWLDPQKIAARNMTASDVTDAIREQNIQVAGGAIGSSPSKDSEFQLTLNTKGRLKTTEDFENIIVRTGTNGAVTLLKDVARVELGAGSYSLRALLDNKPAVALAIFSSPGANDLQLSTDVRAKMDLLQKDFPKGMEYRVAYDPTMFVRDSISAVVHTLLEALALVVLVVIVFLQTWRASIIPLLAVPVSIIGTFAVMLCFGFSINTLTLFGLVLSIGIVVDDAIVVVENVERNIANGLAPREATIQAMKEVSGPIIAIALVLCAVFVPIAFVSGLSGQFYRQFALTIAFSTVISAFSSLTLAPALAAALLKPHSAPKDALTRGMETVFGSFFSWFNRFFGRASQQYEVGVKSVLSRKSASLGIYVLLIIAAVVMFKVVPAGFVPSQDKGYLVGFSLLPDAASLNRTEKVIRRMTDISSEVPGVRNSVAFPGLSVNDLTNAPNAGIVFNGLNAFDERITSALSGSAIAAEINKRVGAIEDAFIMVFPPPPVNGLGTIGGFKMMIEDRGNLGYDELYKATQALVDKARAAPELVGVFSGYQINVPQLYADIDRTKAKQLGVPLTSIYQTLQINLGSLYVNDFNQFGRTFQVRVQADAKFRSRAEDIGQMKVRSTTGEMIPLSSLVRISDSYGPDRVQRYNAYVAADVNAGPAPGYSSGQAQAALEKLAQEVLPKGVSYEWTELTYQNIIAGNTMIYVFPLCVILVFLVLAAQYESWTLPLAVILIVPMSILCALIGVKLTHGDNNIFTQIALFVLVGLASKNAILIVEFARELENHGRTVVQAALESCRLRLRPILMTSIAFIMGVVPLVFSHGAGAEMRHAMGVAVFSGMLGVTFFGLFLTPVFYVLLRTLAKRLERKKSRPAAPVPHLESYH; encoded by the coding sequence ATGAATATCTCTCGCTTTTTTGTGGATAAACCGATCTTCGCGGCGGTTCTATCCATCATCATTTTCGTGGCTGGCTTGATCGCCATGGTAAAGCTACCGATCTCGGAATACCCTGACGTCGTGCCCCCCTCCGTGGTGGTTCGCGCACAGTATCCCGACGCCAATCCTAAGATCATTGCCGAAACAGTTGCCGCCCCTTTGGAAGAACAGATTAACGGTGTTGAGGGCATGATTTACATGTCGTCCCAAAACACTTCCGACGGTGCGCTAATGTTGACGGTGACGTTTAAAATCGGCACCAATATTGAGCAGGCTGAAACGCAAGTACAAAACCGCGTTCAACGTGCTTTGCCGCGCTTGCCGGAAGAGGTACGCCAGATCGGTGTGACCACCGTCAAGAGTTCTCCTAATCTGACGATGGTGGTGCATCTGGTGTCGCCAGACCTGACATTTGACGAGCTGTATCTGCGTAACTATGCAGTATTGAATGTTAAAGACCAGCTTGCCCGTATCCCGGGTATGGGTGATACGCAAGTGTTCGGGTCCGGCGACTACGCCATGCGTGTTTGGCTAGATCCGCAAAAGATCGCCGCCAGAAATATGACGGCAAGTGACGTTACCGATGCGATCCGGGAACAAAATATTCAAGTTGCGGGTGGTGCGATTGGTTCTTCGCCGTCAAAAGACAGCGAATTTCAGCTCACCCTGAATACCAAAGGTCGTTTAAAAACCACCGAAGATTTCGAGAATATTATTGTCCGTACTGGCACCAATGGCGCAGTGACACTGCTCAAAGATGTAGCACGGGTTGAGCTGGGCGCCGGGTCCTATTCCTTACGCGCTCTGTTAGACAACAAGCCTGCAGTGGCGCTGGCAATTTTCTCATCGCCCGGCGCAAACGATTTGCAATTGTCGACCGACGTGCGCGCCAAGATGGATCTGCTGCAAAAAGACTTCCCGAAAGGCATGGAATATCGCGTCGCCTACGATCCGACCATGTTCGTCCGCGATTCAATTAGTGCTGTCGTGCATACCCTGCTTGAGGCGCTGGCGCTGGTCGTTCTGGTCGTGATTGTGTTCTTACAAACATGGCGCGCATCCATCATTCCACTGCTGGCAGTGCCAGTGTCGATCATCGGCACGTTTGCTGTGATGTTGTGCTTTGGTTTCTCGATCAATACCCTCACCCTGTTCGGTCTGGTGCTATCGATTGGTATCGTGGTTGACGATGCGATTGTTGTGGTTGAAAACGTAGAACGGAATATTGCCAATGGATTAGCACCGCGCGAAGCGACGATTCAGGCCATGAAAGAAGTCAGCGGCCCTATCATCGCGATTGCCTTGGTGTTATGCGCAGTGTTCGTACCGATCGCTTTCGTGTCAGGACTTTCTGGTCAGTTCTATCGTCAATTTGCATTGACCATTGCGTTCTCGACAGTCATATCGGCATTCAGTTCGTTGACACTTGCACCTGCTTTGGCAGCGGCATTGTTAAAACCGCATAGCGCGCCAAAAGATGCATTAACCAGAGGGATGGAGACAGTATTTGGCAGCTTCTTCAGCTGGTTCAATCGTTTCTTTGGTCGGGCTTCGCAACAATATGAAGTAGGCGTCAAGAGTGTTTTGTCGCGCAAGAGTGCCTCGCTAGGGATTTACGTTTTGCTGATCATTGCGGCTGTTGTGATGTTCAAGGTGGTGCCAGCTGGATTCGTACCATCGCAAGATAAAGGCTATCTGGTCGGCTTCTCGCTATTGCCCGATGCCGCCTCGCTGAATCGGACTGAGAAGGTCATTCGTCGCATGACCGATATATCTTCTGAGGTTCCCGGCGTACGCAATTCGGTCGCTTTTCCGGGCTTGTCGGTGAACGATTTAACCAATGCACCCAATGCAGGAATTGTTTTTAACGGCCTCAATGCATTCGACGAGCGCATAACCTCTGCGTTGAGCGGATCGGCAATTGCCGCTGAAATCAATAAACGTGTAGGCGCTATCGAAGATGCTTTCATCATGGTGTTCCCTCCTCCGCCAGTCAACGGGCTAGGCACGATTGGCGGCTTCAAAATGATGATCGAGGACAGGGGCAATCTCGGCTATGACGAGCTATATAAAGCGACTCAGGCACTGGTCGACAAGGCCCGTGCTGCGCCGGAACTTGTCGGTGTGTTCTCTGGCTATCAAATCAACGTTCCGCAACTGTACGCGGACATTGATCGGACTAAAGCAAAACAGTTGGGCGTGCCACTGACATCGATCTATCAAACGCTGCAAATCAATCTCGGCTCTCTGTACGTAAATGACTTTAATCAGTTTGGGCGTACTTTCCAGGTTCGCGTGCAGGCCGATGCAAAATTCCGCTCACGTGCCGAGGATATCGGGCAAATGAAAGTACGTAGCACCACAGGCGAGATGATTCCACTATCATCGCTAGTTCGTATCAGCGATAGCTATGGCCCGGATCGCGTGCAGCGCTATAACGCTTACGTGGCAGCAGATGTGAACGCAGGTCCGGCACCGGGGTATTCGTCCGGTCAGGCGCAAGCGGCACTGGAAAAACTGGCGCAAGAAGTGCTGCCGAAAGGCGTCTCTTATGAGTGGACTGAACTGACCTACCAAAACATCATCGCGGGCAATACGATGATCTATGTTTTCCCGTTGTGCGTGATTTTGGTGTTCCTGGTATTGGCTGCGCAATATGAAAGCTGGACCTTGCCACTGGCCGTCATCCTGATCGTGCCGATGTCGATTTTGTGTGCATTGATAGGCGTCAAGCTAACCCATGGCGACAATAATATCTTTACCCAAATCGCGTTATTCGTCCTGGTGGGGCTGGCCTCAAAAAATGCCATCCTGATTGTCGAGTTTGCCCGAGAACTAGAGAACCACGGTCGCACTGTGGTGCAAGCCGCCCTCGAATCCTGCCGTTTGCGTCTGCGTCCGATTCTGATGACGTCAATCGCCTTCATCATGGGCGTGGTGCCGCTAGTGTTCTCGCACGGCGCTGGCGCAGAGATGCGTCACGCGATGGGTGTTGCAGTGTTTTCCGGGATGCTTGGCGTTACCTTTTTCGGGTTGTTTTTGACGCCTGTGTTCTATGTCTTGCTGCGCACGCTGGCAAAACGCCTGGAGCGCAAAAAGTCACGACCAGCTGCACCTGTCCCGCATTTAGAAAGCTATCACTAA